One Capricornis sumatraensis isolate serow.1 chromosome 8, serow.2, whole genome shotgun sequence genomic region harbors:
- the VPS25 gene encoding vacuolar protein-sorting-associated protein 25 encodes MAMSFEWPWQYRFPPFFTLQPNVDTRQKQLAAWCSLVLSFCRLHKQSSMTVMEAQESPLFNNVKLQRKLPVESIQVVLEELRKKGNLEWLDKNKSSFLIMWRRPEEWGKLIYQWVSKSGQNNSVFTLYELTNGEDTEDEEFHGLDEATLLRALQALQQEHKAEIITVSDGRGVKFF; translated from the exons ATGGCGATGAGTTTCGAGTGGCCGTGGCAGTATCGCTTCCCACCCTTCTTTAC GTTGCAGCCGAACGTGGACACTCGGCAGAAGCAGCTGGCCGCCTGGTGCTCGCTGGTCCTGTCCTTCTGCCGCCTGCATAAACAGTCCAGCATGACGGTGATGGAAGCCCAGGAGAGCCCGCTCTTCAACAACGTGAAGCTCCAGC GGAAGCTGCCTGTGGAATCAATCCAGGTTGTGTTAGAGGAACTGAGGAAGAAAG GGAATCTTGAGTGGTTGGATAAGAACAAGTCTAGCTTCCTGATCATGTGGCGGAGGCCAGAAGAATGGGGGAAGCTCATCTATCAGTGG GTTTCCAAGAGTGGCCAGAACAACTCCGTGTTCACCCTGTATGAACTGACCAATGGGGAAGACACAGAGGATGAGG AGTTCCACGGGCTGGATGAGGCAACCCTACTGCGGGCTCTGCAAGCCCTCCAGCAGGAGCACAAGGCCGAGATCATCACTGTCAGCGATGGCCGAGGTGTCAAGTTCTTCTAG